A single genomic interval of Spirosoma linguale DSM 74 harbors:
- a CDS encoding PilT protein domain protein (PFAM: PilT protein domain protein~KEGG: maq:Maqu_2254 PilT domain-containing protein), which yields MIVDTSVWIDAFRGGQSEQVRLVATYLAADRQIFITPTIVQEVLQGVRADDEYVLIKEGILAHSILRLDPVEAAIGAADLYRSLRKKGVTIRKPNDCLIAHYAIFYDIPVLHHDADFDQIASHTALRIAV from the coding sequence ATGATTGTTGACACATCTGTCTGGATTGATGCATTTCGGGGTGGCCAAAGTGAACAAGTACGTTTGGTAGCTACCTATCTGGCGGCTGATCGCCAGATTTTCATTACGCCAACAATTGTACAGGAGGTACTGCAGGGAGTACGAGCGGATGATGAATATGTTCTCATAAAAGAAGGTATTCTAGCTCATTCCATCCTCAGGCTCGATCCGGTCGAAGCCGCCATTGGCGCGGCTGATTTGTACCGATCCCTGCGTAAAAAGGGTGTTACCATCCGCAAACCGAATGATTGCCTGATTGCGCATTATGCCATTTTCTACGACATACCGGTGCTGCATCATGATGCAGACTTCGATCAGATCGCCAGCCATACAGCCCTTCGAATAGCGGTTTAA
- a CDS encoding Phosphoglycerate kinase (PFAM: phosphoglycerate kinase~KEGG: hypothetical protein ; K00927 phosphoglycerate   kinase), whose amino-acid sequence MKTVDTYNFAGKKALVRVDFNVPLDKEYNITDDTRIKATIPTVLKIVNDGGSAILMSHLGRPKGGPEEKYSLKHILPALKEAFGRDVKFADDCIGQSATDLAASLQPGEILLLENLRFYKEEEKGDVAFAEKLAKLGNVWVNDAFGTAHRAHASTAVMGQFFEDRVAGYVMNAELANAKKILEEAERPFTAIMGGAKISDKILIIEKLLDTVDNLIIGGGMTYTFTKAQGGNIGKSLLEADKQELALELLKKAEAKGVKIYMPVDNLCADDFSNDANSQVVPTGQIPDGWEGLDIGPKTIELFKEVVLQSKTILWNGPMGVFEFENFAKGTNAIAEAVVKATEENGAFSLIGGGDSASAVNQAGYGDRVSYVSTGGGALLEYMEGKVLPGVAALE is encoded by the coding sequence ATGAAAACCGTAGATACCTACAATTTTGCCGGTAAGAAAGCCCTCGTTCGGGTAGACTTCAACGTGCCACTCGACAAAGAGTACAACATTACGGATGATACCCGCATTAAGGCAACCATCCCAACCGTTCTGAAGATCGTGAACGACGGTGGTTCGGCCATTCTGATGTCACACCTCGGCCGCCCGAAAGGTGGTCCCGAAGAAAAATATTCGCTCAAGCACATATTGCCTGCCCTGAAAGAAGCTTTTGGCCGCGACGTGAAATTCGCAGATGATTGCATTGGTCAGTCGGCAACGGATTTAGCGGCCAGCCTGCAACCCGGCGAAATCCTGCTGCTCGAAAACCTGCGTTTCTACAAAGAGGAAGAGAAAGGTGATGTGGCCTTTGCCGAAAAGCTTGCCAAGCTAGGTAATGTCTGGGTTAATGACGCCTTTGGAACGGCTCACCGCGCCCACGCATCGACGGCCGTAATGGGACAGTTTTTCGAAGACCGCGTGGCTGGTTACGTGATGAATGCCGAATTAGCTAACGCCAAGAAGATTCTGGAAGAGGCAGAGCGGCCATTCACGGCCATTATGGGTGGTGCCAAAATCTCTGATAAAATTCTAATTATCGAGAAACTGCTTGATACGGTTGATAACCTGATCATCGGCGGTGGTATGACCTATACCTTCACCAAAGCGCAGGGCGGCAACATTGGTAAATCGCTGCTCGAAGCTGATAAGCAGGAGCTGGCTCTTGAACTGCTGAAAAAAGCCGAAGCTAAAGGCGTGAAGATTTACATGCCCGTCGACAACCTCTGCGCCGACGATTTTTCGAATGATGCCAACAGTCAGGTAGTACCAACCGGTCAGATTCCTGATGGCTGGGAAGGGCTGGACATCGGTCCAAAAACCATTGAACTGTTCAAAGAGGTCGTTCTTCAATCGAAAACCATTCTCTGGAACGGCCCGATGGGCGTATTTGAATTCGAGAATTTCGCCAAAGGTACGAACGCTATTGCCGAAGCCGTGGTGAAAGCTACTGAAGAAAATGGTGCTTTCTCGCTCATCGGTGGTGGCGACTCGGCGTCGGCAGTCAATCAGGCTGGTTACGGTGATCGGGTCAGCTACGTATCCACCGGTGGTGGTGCCCTGCTGGAATACATGGAAGGTAAAGTGCTACCCGGTGTAGCTGCGCTGGAGTAA
- a CDS encoding Protein of unknown function DUF2191 (PFAM: Protein of unknown function DUF2191~KEGG: maq:Maqu_2253 hypothetical protein), with protein MRTNIDIDDELIDKALQISRLKTKKAVVELALQQYIERQARQNLLSLFGKVKWEGDLDQMRTDDTPSSWDR; from the coding sequence ATGCGTACGAATATTGATATTGACGATGAATTGATCGATAAGGCTCTGCAAATTAGTCGTTTAAAGACAAAGAAAGCCGTCGTTGAATTAGCTCTCCAGCAGTACATCGAACGGCAGGCTCGTCAGAATCTGCTTTCCCTATTTGGTAAGGTAAAGTGGGAGGGCGATTTGGATCAAATGCGTACAGACGATACGCCTTCTAGCTGGGATCGATGA
- a CDS encoding VRR-NUC domain protein (PFAM: VRR-NUC domain protein~KEGG: hch:HCH_00883 hypothetical protein) gives MIVFLLYKCGFHPLYSMVGRQKTPLTPRYYLDNFRYVLDFVKRLYGNLLNDSEWNFIHRFEALPLDAQCLYVRFSNRKGLFFRTNKLQYNEITDLSASVNALIDAGFVERLSAHHEIMGEAALSVFTKPELLNLLPLEPEESRPLAKEKKESVVRYALHELDFAEVVTSLTTHETVVKMNFEAEGMMVKYLFFGNRGSNMTEFVVRDLGMVNFERYDESKLTARFRTRKEVEDKLLISLTNEEFYDLKEAETPADDIYNWFLNWNETRPELTEIAIPGYQKLVCRVGAFLERQKLPDQALAVYELSDRVPARERRVRLLFKNGSVEEALALCDEIAVSPLNAEERYFATDFREKILGLSEKKRTRKATTRFLSDAESVNIPAAYRHHVEAGVMNYYLENDFDAAFTENYPWRGLFGLVFWDIIYDANVSAIHHPLQRAPSDFYLPDFYLKREDLLKKRLTELDTKDDWRRHVGRMFNAKYGITNVLVDWSDELLGLVQQMIELLDIEQLRLILLEMARNVREHTRGFPDLLIWNDQGDYSFVEVKSPTDHLGPQQLHWLEFFQTIGVQGKVVRVIWEL, from the coding sequence ATGATTGTTTTTTTGTTATACAAATGCGGTTTTCACCCGCTTTACAGCATGGTTGGACGACAAAAGACACCCCTTACGCCCCGTTACTACCTCGACAATTTCCGCTACGTGCTGGACTTTGTTAAACGGCTGTACGGCAATCTGTTAAACGATTCCGAATGGAATTTCATCCATCGGTTCGAGGCCTTACCCCTCGACGCCCAGTGCCTGTATGTGCGGTTCAGTAACCGTAAAGGACTCTTTTTTCGTACCAATAAACTACAGTATAACGAAATAACTGACCTATCGGCTAGTGTAAATGCATTAATAGACGCTGGATTTGTTGAACGGCTGTCGGCTCATCATGAAATTATGGGCGAAGCCGCTCTGAGTGTTTTCACCAAGCCGGAACTTCTGAACCTGCTCCCTCTGGAACCGGAAGAGAGTCGGCCTTTAGCAAAAGAGAAAAAGGAAAGTGTTGTCCGATATGCGCTTCACGAGCTTGATTTCGCCGAAGTTGTTACCAGCCTGACTACGCATGAAACGGTGGTGAAGATGAACTTCGAAGCCGAAGGCATGATGGTGAAGTACTTGTTTTTCGGCAACCGGGGCAGCAACATGACCGAATTTGTGGTGCGCGACCTTGGCATGGTCAATTTCGAGCGCTACGACGAAAGCAAGCTAACGGCCCGTTTCCGCACCCGTAAAGAAGTAGAGGATAAGCTACTGATTTCACTAACGAACGAGGAGTTTTACGACCTCAAAGAAGCCGAAACCCCCGCCGATGATATTTACAACTGGTTCCTGAACTGGAACGAAACACGCCCCGAACTAACCGAAATTGCCATTCCGGGTTATCAGAAACTCGTGTGCCGCGTTGGCGCTTTTCTGGAACGACAAAAACTACCAGATCAGGCGCTGGCCGTCTATGAACTCTCCGACCGCGTTCCGGCCCGGGAACGGCGCGTTCGATTACTCTTTAAAAACGGCTCCGTTGAGGAAGCGCTGGCCCTCTGCGATGAAATAGCCGTCAGCCCGTTAAACGCCGAAGAACGCTACTTTGCTACCGACTTCCGGGAGAAGATATTGGGATTGAGTGAGAAAAAACGGACGCGCAAAGCCACGACGCGTTTTTTGTCTGATGCCGAAAGCGTCAATATCCCGGCGGCTTACCGTCACCATGTCGAAGCGGGCGTAATGAATTATTATTTAGAAAATGATTTCGACGCGGCTTTTACAGAAAATTATCCCTGGCGCGGTTTGTTCGGACTGGTCTTCTGGGACATTATTTACGACGCCAATGTATCGGCTATTCACCACCCGCTGCAACGAGCCCCGTCCGATTTTTATCTGCCCGATTTCTATCTGAAACGCGAAGACTTGCTAAAGAAACGTCTAACCGAACTCGATACAAAAGACGACTGGCGACGGCATGTAGGCCGGATGTTCAACGCAAAATACGGCATTACGAATGTGCTGGTCGACTGGTCGGATGAGTTGTTAGGGCTTGTTCAGCAGATGATCGAGTTGCTGGATATTGAGCAACTGCGGCTGATACTGCTCGAAATGGCCCGCAACGTCCGTGAGCATACCCGCGGCTTCCCCGACTTACTGATCTGGAACGACCAGGGCGACTATAGCTTTGTGGAAGTTAAATCGCCTACCGACCACCTCGGCCCGCAGCAGCTGCACTGGCTCGAATTTTTTCAGACCATTGGCGTACAGGGCAAAGTTGTGCGGGTGATCTGGGAGCTATGA